One Polaribacter reichenbachii genomic window, TATTATTATCAAAAGTTGGATTATAAATTTCGCGATAAAAATAAATTGCAGGAAAAGTGCCTGTAATACTTACAGTATAAGTTCCTTTTAGAGAATAAGTATGATTAGCGTCTCCTGTTTGGTTTGTAGAACTATTACCATCTCCCCAATCTACAGTATAATTATAAGTATAATCAGAATTGGTAGGAATAATAATATTTTGATTTGTTTTAGTGGTTTGCCAAGTTGTTACAAATTGGCTAAATGAAACCTGAACAAAAAATATAAGAATTAAAGTCTGTAATTGTGTTTTCATAATTTTCAATTTTTAAAATCCCATTTTTTTGTAATCGTTGGTATTGATATTTACTGATTTATCAGAAACACTTACAACTTGCATGGTAAATTCTTTGCCTTGATGGCTGCTATTCATTTCTAAAACAAAACCCGAGAAATACGGATTGTTCATTTTCATACCCAACATTGGCAATGCTTTATTTTGAATAGGAAAATCTTCTGAAACCCAAAAAGAAACACTTCCTTTTGAGTTGGTATAATCGTAATCTACCTTTACTTCTTCACATAAATAGCCGATAATTGTTTTGGTTTTTCCTGTCTTTTTATATTCAAAATCGCCTTCTTCTGGTAGTTTATCTTCCATATTAAATTGATTACCCATTTGCGCTAATGAAGTAGATTTTTTAATTTTCATACCAGCCATATTCATAAACATTGTAGATGATTTTGGTGTATTTACAACCAACATTTCTTGACCTTGCATTTCTTCTGCATTTATAGAAATTCCGTAAATATCTGGGTAACTACCAGTTAAAAAAACAATGTTTTGAGAGTCGCCTCTATCATCTGTCATTTTAAGTTCTATACTTTTATTAAAACTGAATGAAGAAGGAATGTTTACTGTGGGTACTGCTTTATTAAACATTGCCATTTTTTCATCTTTAGAGAGCGCATCAACAGCATCTTTTTCTTTTGTTTTTATTTCTTTAGTTATAGTATATTCTGGTTCTGTAGTATTAATCATACCATTTATAACAGCAGGTGTATTATTTACAAAATCTTCATTGTCTTTATGATTAACTAATTTTACATCACCAGAAAAATTTAAACTTACATTATTATCTTTGTTAAAAGTTATTGTTGATGTACCAGCAATTACCTCGAAATTTTGTGGCGCGTGTTCTTGCCCTCTTTCGTAAGTATATTTGCCTTTTACCAAAGCATTATAAGCTAATTTTAAAGTAGCTTCTTCAGGAATTTTAACTGTTTTGTTTTTTAAATCATCTATATTTTCAACATTCTTAATTGTTAAAATATAACCATCAAAAACATCTGCATCAGAGGTTCTCCAAAAACCTGTTATGGTAACTTTTTTACCTTGTTTATTTACTTTGGTTTTGCTTAAATCGTTTACACTAAAACTACCATAAAGGTTTGTGTGATTTATAGAAGCAGAACCATAAGATTTTAACCTTTCATCAGCAGTATTTGTTTTTGGTGCTTCTGTTTTACTTGTTTTCTTTTTTCCGTAAAGAATACTATCTACTTTTTTGTCAGCTTCTTTTTCAATTTTATTTTCAAGTTTTTGCTGTGCTTTCTTTTTTAGTTTTTTCCAAAGTTGAGCGTTAGCAGAAAATGTAAGCGCAAAAAATAAAAAACTGAATAATAATTTTTTAAAATTTTTCATAATCAATTTAAATTTTGGTTGATTTTATATTGTTACAAATATTCCTTTTCTATCGGCTTTAAAAAAGGAAACATGTATAAACTGCAACAATTACTGTATAGTTAGACATCTCATAAATAAAAGGTTATACTTACCAATTATCACCAAAACAATGCAAAAAACAATTAAAATCTTACCATTTGCACAGTTGTAAAATTTAATTAAGAAATATATTTTAACTTTGAGAAAATTGACTTCAATGATAAAAGCTGTAATAATAGATGATGAACCAAAAGCAATACAAGGTTTAAGTTGGGAGTTATGTAACTTTAGTAACGATCTAGAAGTTATTGCAACTTTTACAGAACCAGAAAAAGCAATACCATATTTAAAAAATTCTAAAATAGATTGCCTTTTTTTAGATATAGAAATGCCTACTATGGATGGTTTTCAATTTTTAGAAAAATTAGATAAAAAAGATTTTGCGGTAGTTATTACTACAGCTTATAATGAATATGCTATTACCGCTTTAAAAAAAGAAGCCATAGATTATTTACTAAAACCAATTGATACGGATGATTTGGCTGATACCATACAGAAAATAAAAAAATACAATTCTAAAAGCTTTAATGCAGATAAGTTCGAAGATATTTTATTGAAGTTTAACAACAAATTACATCACAAAAAAATAACTATAAATACAGATGGTAAATTGGTTTTTTTAGAACCAAAAGACATTTTTTATGTAGAGTCTGATGGTAATTATTCTACTTTATATTTATCTGATAACAAGAAAATTGTAGTTACCAAAAAACTAAAAGAAATTAACGAACTTTTACCTTCTGATCATTTTTTTAGAATACACAACTCTTACATTATTAACCTAAATAAAATAAAAGAGTTTCTAAAATCTGATGGTTATATTGTTTTAGAAAACAATGCTAAAATTCCGGTTTCTAGACAAAGAAAATCAGAATTTTTAGAAAAATTATAAGCTAATATATTATGCCAAAAATACTCCTATTTTTTATGTTCTGTTTCTTTATTTCTGTAACAACAGCTCAGAAGAAGAAAGCAGATTTTAATACGCAAATAGATAGTATTTTAAAGACAAGACCCACAACTTATAAAGGCATTAATTTGTATTTAAGACCTTTTAGAAGAGATACTGCTAAACTAAAAATATTAGCAGATAAGTTCGAAAAATCAAATTATTTAGATGGTAAAGCTTATGTAGAAAACCTTTTGGGCATACAATACAGAAATTATTCTTTATACCCAAAAGCAATCACTGCACACACTTTTGCTTTAGAAACTGCACAAAGAGCAAAAAGCATAGAATTTGAGGTTTTTAGCTTAAATATGTTGGGTGTAGATTATAGAAAAATGGATGCAAATAGAACGGCTTTAGACTATAATCACGAAGCATTAAAATTAGCAGAAACTGTTGCAGAACCTAACCTTGGTTTAAGAAGAAGT contains:
- a CDS encoding DUF4412 domain-containing protein, whose translation is MKNFKKLLFSFLFFALTFSANAQLWKKLKKKAQQKLENKIEKEADKKVDSILYGKKKTSKTEAPKTNTADERLKSYGSASINHTNLYGSFSVNDLSKTKVNKQGKKVTITGFWRTSDADVFDGYILTIKNVENIDDLKNKTVKIPEEATLKLAYNALVKGKYTYERGQEHAPQNFEVIAGTSTITFNKDNNVSLNFSGDVKLVNHKDNEDFVNNTPAVINGMINTTEPEYTITKEIKTKEKDAVDALSKDEKMAMFNKAVPTVNIPSSFSFNKSIELKMTDDRGDSQNIVFLTGSYPDIYGISINAEEMQGQEMLVVNTPKSSTMFMNMAGMKIKKSTSLAQMGNQFNMEDKLPEEGDFEYKKTGKTKTIIGYLCEEVKVDYDYTNSKGSVSFWVSEDFPIQNKALPMLGMKMNNPYFSGFVLEMNSSHQGKEFTMQVVSVSDKSVNINTNDYKKMGF
- a CDS encoding LytR/AlgR family response regulator transcription factor, translated to MIKAVIIDDEPKAIQGLSWELCNFSNDLEVIATFTEPEKAIPYLKNSKIDCLFLDIEMPTMDGFQFLEKLDKKDFAVVITTAYNEYAITALKKEAIDYLLKPIDTDDLADTIQKIKKYNSKSFNADKFEDILLKFNNKLHHKKITINTDGKLVFLEPKDIFYVESDGNYSTLYLSDNKKIVVTKKLKEINELLPSDHFFRIHNSYIINLNKIKEFLKSDGYIVLENNAKIPVSRQRKSEFLEKL